One window of Phycisphaeraceae bacterium genomic DNA carries:
- a CDS encoding DUF167 domain-containing protein produces MNTSESTPSPTNPVLSLDPSDAVLLRIKAVPGAKRDAIAGPLGDRLKVRVAQAAEDGRANRAICALIARTLNARESQVTLHSGARSPEKVLRIEGVSPATIRQALGIA; encoded by the coding sequence ATGAACACCTCAGAAAGCACCCCCTCACCGACCAACCCAGTCCTCTCGCTCGACCCGAGCGACGCGGTCCTGCTGCGCATCAAGGCCGTCCCCGGCGCCAAGCGCGACGCCATCGCAGGCCCGCTCGGAGACCGGCTCAAAGTCCGCGTCGCACAGGCCGCCGAAGACGGGCGCGCCAACCGCGCCATCTGCGCCCTCATCGCCCGCACCCTCAACGCCAGAGAATCACAGGTCACGCTCCACTCCGGAGCACGCTCACCGGAAAAAGTCCTGCGCATCGAGGGCGTTTCACCCGCAACGATCCGGCAAGCGCTCGGCATCGCATGA
- the mntR gene encoding manganese-binding transcriptional regulator MntR: MKHTQRPDARSRGQTPDRFKDTRAAHEDETAEDYVEAIADILRSRGEARVSDLSRMMGVSHVTVSRIVTRLVKKGLVQTAPYKPITLTPQGLLLAERARTRHDAVLAFLIAIGVPRSQAEVDAEGIEHHVSDATIKAMTRLTRTLADNPHPRPPRTPRPAQVRKPRP; encoded by the coding sequence ATGAAGCACACACAAAGGCCCGACGCGCGCAGCCGAGGCCAAACGCCCGACCGCTTCAAGGACACACGCGCCGCGCACGAAGACGAAACCGCCGAGGACTACGTCGAAGCCATCGCCGATATCCTGCGCTCACGAGGCGAAGCCCGCGTCAGCGACCTCTCGCGCATGATGGGCGTCAGCCATGTCACCGTCTCCCGCATCGTCACCAGACTCGTCAAAAAAGGCCTCGTCCAGACCGCCCCATACAAGCCCATCACCCTCACGCCCCAAGGCCTCCTCCTCGCCGAACGCGCCCGCACCCGCCACGACGCCGTGCTCGCCTTCCTCATCGCGATCGGTGTCCCCCGCTCCCAGGCCGAGGTCGATGCCGAGGGAATCGAGCACCACGTCAGCGATGCCACCATCAAGGCCATGACACGCCTGACTCGCACACTCGCCGATAACCCGCACCCCCGCCCCCCCCGCACCCCTCGCCCGGCGCAGGTCCGCAAGCCCCGCCCCTGA
- a CDS encoding STAS domain-containing protein produces the protein MEFDLLASDSHRGPLIEVQSVFPIAVVGVLCPAVRERQAVLLSDELSDAARRAGWLLAVSFERVEHLSSACLNMLVDLHTRCRHNAGSLVVFGLPDEVKRIMKLTRLDACIPVAADAGHAASILMGDSLRSRAA, from the coding sequence ATGGAATTCGATCTTCTCGCATCCGACTCGCACCGAGGCCCGCTCATCGAGGTGCAGTCGGTCTTCCCCATCGCGGTCGTCGGCGTCCTCTGCCCCGCCGTCCGCGAACGACAAGCCGTCCTCCTCTCCGATGAACTCAGCGATGCCGCACGACGCGCCGGCTGGCTCCTCGCCGTCTCCTTCGAACGCGTCGAGCACCTCTCCTCCGCATGCCTCAACATGCTCGTCGATCTCCACACACGCTGCCGACACAACGCCGGATCACTCGTCGTCTTCGGCCTCCCCGACGAGGTCAAACGCATCATGAAACTCACCCGTCTTGACGCCTGCATACCCGTCGCCGCCGACGCAGGACACGCCGCCAGCATCCTCATGGGCGACTCGCTCCGATCACGCGCCGCCTGA
- a CDS encoding DUF502 domain-containing protein: MAKRESFNTDFKRFFFRGLGILLPSIVTLWLLWQAFSFLLKTVASPINRGVQWVYVEVAPVIAGPDALPEYVRGKPATDTEKAIPDRGWFVKGNKKQSLEHFRARWNENPWLGGIGLFVAMGLVYLAGVLLGGFFGRQVYTRIEALIARIPGFKQVYPHVKQVVDLIIGDKAMAFNRVVLVEWPRREAWTMGFVTGNSIQAAREAGGGAMVSVFVPTTPTPFTGFVVNVRAEEVKDLPLSIDEALRFIITAGVLTPEGQNKPLSALDRTHPASQTPQTPSPSQP, from the coding sequence ATGGCCAAGCGAGAGTCCTTCAACACCGATTTCAAACGCTTCTTCTTCAGAGGGCTCGGCATCCTCCTGCCCTCCATCGTCACGCTCTGGCTCCTCTGGCAGGCCTTCAGCTTCCTCCTCAAAACCGTCGCAAGCCCCATCAACCGAGGCGTCCAGTGGGTCTACGTCGAAGTCGCCCCCGTCATCGCCGGCCCCGACGCGCTCCCCGAATACGTCCGAGGGAAGCCCGCCACCGACACCGAGAAAGCCATCCCGGACCGCGGCTGGTTCGTCAAAGGAAACAAAAAGCAATCACTCGAACACTTCCGCGCACGCTGGAACGAAAACCCCTGGCTCGGCGGCATCGGCCTCTTCGTCGCCATGGGGCTCGTCTACCTCGCCGGCGTCCTCCTCGGAGGTTTCTTCGGACGACAGGTCTACACAAGAATCGAAGCCCTCATCGCCCGAATCCCCGGCTTCAAACAGGTCTACCCGCACGTCAAACAAGTCGTCGATCTCATCATCGGCGACAAGGCCATGGCCTTCAACCGCGTCGTCCTCGTCGAGTGGCCAAGACGCGAGGCATGGACCATGGGCTTCGTCACAGGCAACTCCATCCAGGCCGCTCGCGAGGCCGGTGGCGGCGCCATGGTCTCCGTCTTCGTCCCCACGACCCCGACGCCCTTCACCGGCTTCGTCGTCAACGTCCGCGCCGAAGAAGTCAAAGACCTCCCCCTCTCCATCGACGAAGCACTCCGCTTCATCATCACCGCCGGCGTCCTCACCCCCGAAGGACAGAACAAGCCCCTCTCCGCGCTCGACCGAACCCACCCCGCCTCCCAGACGCCCCAAACTCCCTCCCCTTCGCAGCCCTGA
- the raiA gene encoding ribosome-associated translation inhibitor RaiA — protein sequence MRIEVIGRGLDITDAIRTYAESKVEHIGKFFDGVSSTIVTITKADHHHKGEYDAEIVSKVPKHDPFVCHAKHEDVYAAIDQVAQKAARQVTEYKNRLREGNR from the coding sequence ATGCGCATCGAGGTCATCGGGCGGGGTCTGGATATCACCGACGCGATCCGCACCTACGCGGAATCAAAGGTCGAGCACATCGGAAAGTTCTTCGACGGCGTCTCCTCAACGATCGTCACCATCACCAAGGCCGACCACCACCACAAGGGCGAGTACGACGCCGAGATCGTCTCAAAGGTCCCCAAACACGACCCCTTCGTCTGCCACGCGAAGCACGAAGACGTCTACGCCGCCATCGACCAGGTGGCGCAGAAGGCCGCGCGTCAGGTCACCGAGTACAAGAACCGGCTGCGCGAAGGCAACCGCTGA
- a CDS encoding PTS sugar transporter subunit IIA, whose protein sequence is MKLNDIIVRDAVIANLNSVERDDVIGEMVDAIIAANVAKPAMRDELVRAILEREKKGSTGFGKGVAVPHVKHKAISKMCATIGLSARGVDFNALDRQPVYSVFLLLSPEDRPEEHLLAMEVIFKNLSQERFRRFLRQASTVPEVLTLIDEADAQGFPG, encoded by the coding sequence ATGAAGCTCAATGACATCATCGTCCGTGACGCGGTGATCGCAAACCTCAACTCCGTTGAACGCGACGACGTAATCGGAGAGATGGTCGACGCCATCATCGCCGCCAACGTCGCCAAGCCCGCCATGCGCGACGAACTCGTCCGCGCCATCCTCGAACGCGAGAAAAAGGGCTCCACCGGCTTCGGAAAGGGCGTCGCCGTTCCGCACGTCAAGCACAAAGCCATCTCCAAGATGTGCGCCACCATCGGACTCTCCGCCAGAGGCGTCGATTTCAACGCACTCGACAGACAGCCCGTCTACTCCGTCTTCCTCCTCCTCTCACCCGAGGACAGACCCGAAGAGCACCTCCTCGCCATGGAAGTCATCTTCAAGAACCTCTCCCAGGAACGCTTCCGAAGATTCCTCCGACAGGCCTCCACCGTCCCCGAAGTCCTCACCCTCATCGACGAGGCCGACGCACAGGGCTTCCCCGGCTGA
- a CDS encoding HPr family phosphocarrier protein — MSERRTIAVTIVNRLGLHARPAMAFVDLASTFKSAITVRREDTEVDGKSIMQMMMLAATQGTTLDITAEGDDADKALDALNELVARGFDEE, encoded by the coding sequence GTGTCCGAACGACGGACCATCGCGGTGACCATCGTCAATCGGCTCGGGCTCCACGCCCGGCCCGCCATGGCATTCGTTGACCTCGCCTCGACCTTCAAGTCGGCCATCACCGTCAGACGAGAAGACACAGAAGTCGATGGCAAGTCCATCATGCAGATGATGATGCTCGCCGCCACGCAGGGCACAACCCTCGATATCACCGCCGAAGGCGACGACGCCGACAAAGCCCTCGACGCCCTCAACGAACTCGTCGCCCGCGGATTCGACGAGGAATAA
- a CDS encoding DUF3313 domain-containing protein translates to MNPTLAIRTLSRTLPHALLIALLAAPPLTGCATSTSSQPEPDPVRPADAQQPAAFPATRYSGFLGDYARLRQSPRHQGTLYEQSARLASYNTFIVEPITFLPQRTVRGTRITDAESAELAAALHEETISALSLLYPIATEPGPNVAVIRAAITALAGARVDPATGQTQIGGASVEVEILDSTTRERLAAAIESDVVRDATQPIEEDPFSDARLVFRHWAARLNLWLRDADQLATRP, encoded by the coding sequence ATGAACCCAACACTCGCCATCCGCACGCTCTCGCGCACACTCCCCCACGCCCTCCTCATCGCCCTCCTCGCAGCCCCCCCCCTCACCGGATGCGCCACCTCCACATCTTCACAACCCGAGCCCGACCCCGTCAGGCCCGCAGACGCCCAGCAGCCCGCGGCATTCCCCGCCACCCGATACTCCGGCTTCCTCGGCGACTACGCACGCCTCCGTCAGAGCCCAAGACACCAGGGAACGCTCTACGAGCAATCCGCTCGCCTCGCCTCATACAACACCTTCATCGTCGAACCCATCACCTTCCTCCCCCAACGCACCGTCCGCGGCACACGCATCACCGACGCCGAATCCGCTGAACTCGCCGCCGCACTCCACGAAGAGACCATCTCCGCGCTCTCCCTCCTCTACCCCATCGCCACAGAGCCCGGCCCCAACGTCGCCGTCATCCGCGCCGCCATCACCGCCCTCGCTGGCGCACGCGTCGATCCCGCAACCGGACAGACCCAGATCGGCGGCGCATCCGTCGAGGTCGAGATCCTCGACTCCACAACACGCGAGCGCCTCGCCGCCGCCATCGAGTCCGATGTCGTCCGCGATGCAACCCAGCCCATCGAAGAAGATCCCTTCTCCGACGCCCGCCTCGTCTTCCGACACTGGGCCGCACGCCTCAACCTCTGGCTCCGCGATGCCGACCAACTCGCGACCCGCCCCTGA
- a CDS encoding type II secretion system protein — MSTDGAVLGGREGWGVRRVMGGGARGGARGRARGGVRGGFSLIELLVVIFIISILLGFMLPALPRARDAARKVRCGANLRSIGQSVEMYKDRYREVFPVARYMPPPWISMDLEKPPFNVAMSEFLEVEDLAYRCPGDKVVWEQPWTPNEGTFWVSEGDTRERISGMSYTYVVALGGNRYENTFYYEFLKQGPSTTPVAYDFDGGTFETTTGARLPVNFFHDKRNVLFVDGHVGRYGS; from the coding sequence ATGTCAACTGATGGGGCCGTGTTGGGTGGGCGTGAGGGATGGGGAGTGCGCCGGGTGATGGGTGGGGGGGCGCGTGGGGGGGCGCGTGGGCGGGCGCGTGGGGGGGTGCGTGGGGGGTTTTCGCTGATCGAGCTGCTGGTGGTGATTTTCATTATTTCGATTCTGCTGGGGTTCATGTTGCCGGCGTTGCCTCGGGCGCGTGATGCGGCGCGGAAGGTGCGTTGCGGGGCGAACCTGCGGAGCATCGGGCAATCGGTTGAGATGTACAAGGATCGGTATCGCGAGGTGTTTCCGGTGGCGCGGTACATGCCGCCCCCGTGGATCTCGATGGATCTTGAGAAGCCGCCTTTCAATGTGGCGATGTCGGAGTTTCTGGAGGTTGAGGACCTTGCGTATCGGTGTCCTGGTGACAAGGTTGTGTGGGAGCAGCCGTGGACGCCGAACGAGGGGACGTTCTGGGTCTCTGAGGGTGACACGCGGGAACGGATCAGCGGGATGTCGTACACGTATGTGGTCGCGCTGGGCGGGAACAGGTATGAGAACACGTTCTACTACGAGTTTCTGAAGCAGGGTCCGTCGACGACGCCGGTGGCGTATGACTTTGACGGCGGGACGTTCGAGACGACGACGGGTGCGCGTCTGCCGGTGAACTTCTTCCACGACAAGCGGAACGTGCTGTTTGTCGATGGCCATGTCGGGCGTTACGGATCGTGA
- a CDS encoding type 1 glutamine amidotransferase yields the protein MAILVFQHSERGGPGRLGATLRDHGFKLDIRRLDVDGVKGLPADLDNVHGIVSLGGPQNVGEPHEWMAGEMELLRQAHARQLPVIGICLGAQMVAAALGGEVGPMERPELGMPLVSLNPVGQTETMLAGIPWDCPQFSTHGFEIKKLPTGAQALGGSKQCKIQVFRAGIRTYGFQYHPEADMEMIRAYAAADGKFQERAGVTAEQVLAEAEKHYEMFARAADRLAVNLATYLFPLSRKLTA from the coding sequence ATGGCGATTCTCGTGTTTCAGCACAGTGAGCGTGGCGGGCCCGGCCGCCTGGGTGCGACTCTTCGCGATCACGGGTTCAAGCTGGACATTCGTCGGCTTGATGTTGATGGCGTGAAGGGGTTGCCGGCGGATCTTGACAATGTTCACGGGATCGTGTCGTTGGGGGGGCCGCAGAATGTGGGGGAGCCCCACGAGTGGATGGCTGGCGAGATGGAGTTGCTTCGTCAGGCGCACGCGCGGCAGTTGCCGGTGATCGGGATCTGTCTCGGCGCGCAGATGGTGGCGGCGGCTCTTGGCGGCGAGGTCGGTCCTATGGAGAGGCCGGAGTTGGGGATGCCGCTGGTGTCGCTGAATCCCGTCGGTCAGACGGAGACGATGCTGGCGGGTATTCCGTGGGATTGTCCGCAGTTCTCGACGCACGGGTTTGAGATCAAGAAGCTCCCGACGGGCGCGCAGGCGCTGGGCGGGTCGAAGCAGTGCAAGATCCAGGTGTTTCGCGCGGGGATTCGGACGTATGGGTTCCAGTATCACCCTGAGGCGGACATGGAGATGATCCGCGCGTATGCCGCGGCGGATGGGAAGTTCCAGGAGCGTGCTGGCGTGACGGCGGAGCAGGTGCTTGCGGAGGCGGAGAAGCACTACGAGATGTTTGCGCGTGCGGCGGATCGGCTGGCGGTGAACCTGGCGACGTATCTGTTTCCGTTGAGCCGCAAGCTGACGGCGTGA
- a CDS encoding class I SAM-dependent methyltransferase, which produces MSERPTDPSREVPPDLTVPWLEPYKEAAARGGASFGTLLWRSEEFQRARFRVLTEMLDLSGRVVIDCGCGRADLLGYLCAADVAYRAYVGIDALPVMVEHCRTRIANQNLLRARVELGDFASGEGAFPGYIRAYGAAAHAVGGGGEVFVFSGSLNTCEQPMAMEVLDRAWRAISPAPGAGRPGAAVAFNFLSDRCGRAWEGVSTGPAKRFDTRVMLAFALERTPRVMFRQDYLDGHDATIVMMV; this is translated from the coding sequence ATGTCCGAGCGTCCCACCGATCCATCGCGCGAGGTTCCGCCGGATCTGACGGTTCCGTGGCTGGAGCCGTACAAGGAGGCGGCGGCGCGCGGGGGCGCATCGTTCGGGACGTTGCTGTGGCGGAGCGAGGAGTTTCAGCGGGCGCGGTTTCGCGTGCTGACGGAGATGCTGGATCTTTCGGGGCGGGTGGTGATCGACTGCGGGTGCGGGCGGGCGGATCTGCTGGGGTATCTGTGCGCGGCGGACGTGGCGTATCGGGCGTATGTGGGGATCGATGCGTTGCCGGTGATGGTGGAGCATTGCAGGACGCGCATCGCGAACCAGAACCTGCTGCGGGCGCGGGTGGAGCTGGGCGACTTTGCGTCGGGCGAGGGCGCGTTTCCGGGGTATATCCGTGCGTACGGCGCGGCAGCGCACGCGGTGGGCGGGGGCGGGGAGGTGTTTGTGTTCAGCGGGTCGTTGAACACGTGCGAGCAGCCGATGGCGATGGAGGTGCTGGATCGGGCGTGGCGCGCGATCTCGCCCGCGCCGGGGGCTGGGCGCCCGGGCGCGGCGGTAGCGTTCAACTTTTTGAGCGATCGGTGCGGGCGGGCGTGGGAGGGTGTCTCGACGGGACCGGCGAAGCGGTTTGATACGCGGGTGATGCTGGCGTTTGCGTTGGAGCGCACGCCGCGTGTGATGTTCAGGCAGGATTATCTGGATGGTCACGACGCGACGATCGTGATGATGGTGTAG
- a CDS encoding sugar kinase has product MSLIVTGTIGIDTIHTPGGEAREGVLGGSAAYFAAAASFYQTVRMVAVVGDDLPPEHMRTLGLFKGIDTGGLEVRRGSQTFRWGGKYAENMDHRETLFTELGVLLEEPPSVPQEFKDSAFVFLANTAPAVQMQMLEQFPRRVMAVADTMDLWIDTARKDLEELIRRVDGLVLNYDEAELFAGKKNTIRAAKKILELGPKFVVVKKGEHGCLFIHRDGIAALPAYPAEEVVDPTGAGDTFAGGMMGHIARASSRGISHVPSSFDVVRRALAHGTVMASFTIESFSLDRLARLRPEEIDRRFDEFVEMTSVS; this is encoded by the coding sequence ATGTCATTGATTGTCACCGGCACCATCGGCATCGACACGATCCACACACCTGGCGGGGAGGCGAGGGAGGGGGTGCTGGGCGGATCGGCGGCGTATTTCGCGGCGGCGGCATCGTTCTATCAGACTGTGCGGATGGTCGCGGTTGTGGGGGATGATCTGCCGCCCGAGCACATGCGGACGCTGGGGCTTTTTAAGGGGATCGACACGGGTGGTCTTGAGGTTCGGCGCGGGTCGCAGACGTTCCGTTGGGGGGGGAAGTACGCGGAGAACATGGATCATCGCGAGACGTTGTTCACGGAGCTCGGGGTGTTGCTGGAGGAGCCGCCGAGCGTGCCTCAGGAGTTCAAGGACTCTGCGTTCGTGTTTCTTGCGAACACGGCGCCCGCGGTGCAGATGCAGATGCTGGAGCAGTTTCCGCGTCGTGTGATGGCGGTGGCGGACACGATGGATCTGTGGATCGATACGGCGCGGAAGGATCTTGAGGAGTTGATCCGCCGGGTTGACGGGCTGGTGCTGAACTACGACGAGGCGGAGTTGTTCGCGGGGAAGAAGAACACGATCCGTGCGGCGAAGAAGATCCTGGAGCTCGGGCCGAAGTTTGTGGTGGTGAAGAAGGGTGAGCACGGTTGCCTGTTCATCCATCGCGACGGGATCGCGGCGTTGCCTGCGTATCCGGCGGAGGAGGTCGTGGACCCGACGGGCGCGGGGGACACCTTCGCGGGCGGGATGATGGGGCATATCGCGCGGGCGTCGTCGCGGGGGATCTCGCACGTGCCCTCGTCGTTTGACGTGGTGCGTCGGGCGTTGGCGCACGGGACGGTGATGGCGAGTTTCACGATCGAGAGTTTCAGTCTGGATCGGCTGGCGCGGCTGCGTCCGGAGGAGATCGATCGGCGGTTCGATGAGTTCGTGGAGATGACGAGCGTTTCGTGA
- a CDS encoding transposase, with the protein MDNASWRVLAASVRKLDRSPRGGRFTFTDADIVLTFLWAVLHRRPTSWACRRDAWPLWRRGRLPSPSRMSRRLRTTSVQALLAAAEAENLVSASGALVLALDGKALRVASHSGDRTATFGAWGLRGYKLHAICDLAGSIVSWRLTPMHCHEAVMAKRMMRDMELNGYVLADSNYDSVKLYELCACKGGQLVVPRKDCRVGRGVRRSGTHPDRRRAIDMLEQSMTGFGRGLLSLRRVIERVFARLEMTHHVGLIPPHVRGIERVRRWIQAIIILDRHTQAMKR; encoded by the coding sequence ATGGACAACGCGAGTTGGAGGGTGTTGGCGGCGAGCGTGCGGAAGCTGGATCGGAGCCCGCGTGGCGGTCGCTTCACCTTCACCGATGCGGACATCGTGCTGACCTTTCTCTGGGCCGTCTTGCACCGACGACCCACCTCCTGGGCGTGCCGACGCGATGCATGGCCGTTGTGGCGGCGTGGTCGATTGCCCTCGCCAAGCAGGATGAGCCGGCGGCTGAGAACCACCAGCGTCCAGGCGTTACTTGCCGCGGCGGAGGCGGAGAATCTGGTCTCTGCATCGGGAGCGTTGGTGCTGGCTCTTGACGGCAAGGCCCTGCGCGTCGCCTCGCACTCCGGAGACCGGACCGCGACCTTCGGCGCATGGGGACTGCGCGGCTACAAGCTCCATGCGATCTGCGATCTCGCGGGCTCGATCGTCTCCTGGCGTCTCACGCCCATGCACTGCCATGAAGCAGTGATGGCCAAGCGGATGATGCGAGACATGGAGTTGAACGGGTATGTGCTGGCCGACTCGAACTACGACAGCGTGAAGCTCTATGAACTCTGCGCGTGCAAGGGCGGACAACTGGTGGTTCCGCGGAAGGACTGCCGCGTGGGTCGCGGCGTGCGGCGGTCCGGAACGCATCCGGACCGCCGTCGAGCCATCGACATGCTGGAGCAGAGCATGACGGGCTTCGGCAGGGGCCTGCTGTCACTCCGGCGCGTGATCGAGCGTGTGTTTGCACGCCTGGAAATGACCCACCATGTGGGGCTTATCCCGCCGCACGTGCGCGGCATCGAGCGGGTCCGTCGATGGATCCAAGCCATCATCATCCTTGATCGACACACACAGGCAATGAAGCGATGA
- a CDS encoding alpha/beta hydrolase, whose translation MQTVTTKDGVQISFKDWGPKAAQPLVFHHGWPLTADDWDAQLLYFLHKGYRVIAHDRRGHGRSTQVADGHDMDHYAADTAALVEHLDLRNAVHIGHSTGGGQATRYVARHGNGRVAKLVLIGAVPPIMVRTAAYPGGLPIEVFDGLRRQLAANRSQFFRDIASGPFYGFNRPGATPSEAIIQNWWRQGMMGSAAAHYDGIKAFSETDFTDDLTSINVPTLVMHGDDDQIVPIDNSARLAAKLLKRSTLKVYPGLPHGMATTHADITNADLLAFITE comes from the coding sequence ATGCAGACAGTCACCACCAAAGACGGCGTCCAGATCTCCTTCAAAGACTGGGGTCCAAAGGCGGCACAACCTCTCGTCTTCCATCACGGTTGGCCCCTCACCGCCGACGACTGGGACGCCCAACTCCTCTACTTCCTCCACAAGGGCTACCGAGTCATCGCCCACGACCGGCGCGGCCACGGCCGCTCCACACAGGTCGCCGACGGACACGACATGGACCACTACGCCGCCGACACCGCCGCACTCGTCGAACACCTCGACCTCCGAAACGCCGTCCACATCGGCCATTCAACCGGAGGAGGCCAAGCCACTCGATACGTCGCCAGACACGGCAACGGCCGCGTCGCCAAACTCGTCCTCATCGGTGCCGTTCCACCGATCATGGTCAGAACCGCCGCGTACCCGGGCGGACTCCCCATCGAAGTCTTCGATGGACTCCGCAGACAACTCGCCGCCAACCGCTCACAGTTCTTCCGGGACATCGCCAGCGGCCCCTTCTACGGCTTCAACCGCCCGGGCGCGACGCCCTCAGAAGCCATCATCCAGAACTGGTGGCGACAGGGCATGATGGGCTCCGCCGCGGCACACTACGACGGCATCAAGGCATTCTCAGAAACCGACTTCACCGACGATCTCACATCCATCAACGTGCCGACCCTCGTCATGCACGGCGACGATGACCAGATCGTCCCCATCGACAACTCCGCACGCCTCGCCGCCAAACTCCTGAAACGATCAACCCTCAAGGTCTACCCCGGCCTCCCGCACGGCATGGCCACAACCCACGCCGACATCACGAACGCTGATCTCCTCGCATTCATCACCGAGTAG